The Nitrospira sp. genome contains a region encoding:
- a CDS encoding DUF4340 domain-containing protein codes for MTRYWPTLLMFAVLAGLGGYLYLVEFPAKQREEKQESEQKQLLLFPETAITGLSITTAQGPIEFKLAEPGKWTIVAPLQTDADNREVQALIRALVTGAVNRTVEEQATTLAPFGLEQPVTTLTITAGTQQETILIGDSGPLSNTLYVLRVSDRRVLLTNLAPKDFINKSLMAFRRKELLRFVQNDIERVRLTYPTTEIVIYNMAKDKPKPLWKIRYPIEAEADQNEVRSMMFRLEDLKALGIIDPGPEREAIAKTLTTPKVKVTLHTAAGDQSVRLYQPDPQSGEAIAETTADAPLYYINPALLKDLTKELFNLQDKRLLGLDYTDIAMLSVKTRDQQYVLINQTGEWVLEDQPTDKVSQEAADLFVSRVANLPAEERVMKQSAPLAPYGLLAPSAEFVATGKDGKTIGKLTLGNHAGNLVFATGQRLQGVFQVRPELLTQIPLKTDLLAKPQGTQGTGH; via the coding sequence GAAAGCGAGCAGAAGCAACTTCTGCTTTTCCCGGAAACCGCGATCACCGGACTCTCCATCACCACCGCTCAGGGACCGATCGAATTCAAGCTGGCGGAACCCGGCAAGTGGACTATCGTAGCACCGCTTCAAACGGATGCGGATAACCGCGAGGTACAGGCACTCATTCGAGCGCTGGTGACAGGGGCCGTGAACAGAACGGTTGAAGAGCAAGCCACCACGCTGGCGCCATTCGGGCTTGAACAGCCGGTGACTACTCTCACCATCACAGCCGGGACGCAACAAGAGACGATTTTGATCGGCGACAGCGGTCCCCTTTCAAATACTCTCTATGTGCTGCGTGTATCGGACCGGCGTGTGCTCCTGACGAACCTGGCGCCGAAAGACTTCATCAATAAATCCTTGATGGCGTTCCGCCGGAAAGAGCTGCTGAGATTCGTGCAAAACGACATCGAGCGGGTTCGCCTGACCTACCCGACGACCGAGATCGTGATCTACAATATGGCCAAGGACAAGCCCAAGCCCTTGTGGAAAATCCGTTATCCGATCGAAGCTGAAGCAGACCAGAATGAAGTTCGCTCAATGATGTTTCGATTGGAAGACCTGAAGGCGCTCGGCATCATCGATCCCGGCCCCGAACGAGAAGCCATTGCCAAGACCCTGACGACGCCAAAAGTGAAGGTCACATTGCATACCGCCGCCGGCGACCAATCAGTCCGGCTCTATCAACCCGATCCCCAAAGCGGCGAGGCCATTGCGGAAACGACGGCCGATGCGCCGCTCTATTACATCAACCCGGCGCTGCTCAAGGACCTGACCAAGGAGCTGTTCAATCTGCAGGATAAACGACTCCTCGGCCTCGACTACACGGATATCGCGATGTTGTCGGTCAAAACCAGAGATCAGCAGTATGTCTTGATCAATCAAACCGGCGAGTGGGTGCTCGAAGACCAGCCTACGGATAAGGTGAGCCAAGAGGCGGCGGATCTCTTCGTCAGTCGAGTTGCGAATCTGCCGGCCGAGGAACGCGTGATGAAGCAGTCGGCGCCGCTGGCTCCGTATGGACTATTGGCGCCCAGTGCGGAATTTGTCGCCACCGGCAAAGACGGCAAAACCATCGGAAAACTGACGCTCGGCAACCATGCAGGTAATCTTGTCTTTGCCACCGGCCAACGTCTGCAGGGTGTGTTTCAAGTGCGTCCTGAGCTCCTCACTCAGATTCCACTCAAGACCGACCTTCTCGCCAAACCGCAGGGCACCCAAGGAACCGGGCATTGA